In Silene latifolia isolate original U9 population chromosome 3, ASM4854445v1, whole genome shotgun sequence, a single window of DNA contains:
- the LOC141648966 gene encoding uncharacterized protein LOC141648966, with the protein MKMFSWNCRGLGGVDAPIIPYIRWSVPYYDISIVFLQETKCSLADSVSRTSSLNLPNFCGIDSIGLSGGLILLWDDRSDVLPIVVDHHFILCKITNHSLKYVWFALFVYGQSCNEFKASFWQEMNQLCSVYSPFCMVGDFNQLEFHSDKIGGSSNITGWKAFYDWRINASLCELPYFGPQFTWTNKRDTSDLIFERLDRGYASQDWLITFPEAQIQNLNVFLSDHAPIVLDLTAQIKKPKRPYRVDNWCLDHSKIQALVLSIWHTFSSSSVMSSVFKKLAQIRNGILNWVLQNRHHYMMDWSSFLQDLSISASHLHDCSSGSDYLRTLSDTEHNVHLQHSFRNQRAKSDFHFNWFFFGRAKSKQKRLRIISLKDDTGSWISSEPNLSHLILAHFKTLFTLSHQSASFSELDDLSFPQLDVVQRSYLSQPFTSNDVKKAFLDMKPKKSPGPDGFPPRFYQLF; encoded by the coding sequence ATGAAGATGTTCTCTTGGAATTGTAGGGGCTTGGGTGGTGTGGATGCCCCTATTATTCCGTACATACGTTGGTCCGTACCCTACTATGATATTTCCATAGTTTTTCTTCAAGAGACCAAGTGCTCCTTAGCGGACAGTGTGTCAAGAACTAGTTCCTTGAACCTGCCCAATTTTTGTGGTATAGATTCGATTGGTTTAAGTGGTGGCTTAATTTTGTTGTGGGATGATAGATCTGATGTTTTACCTATTGTAGTAGATCATCATTTCATACTATGTAAAATTACAAATCATAGTTTGAAGTATGTATGGTTTGCTCTTTTTGTGTATGGTCAGTCTTGTAATGAGTTCAAAGCTAGTTTTTGGCAAGAAATGAACCAGCTTTGTTCGGTGTATTCTCCGTTTTGTATGGTTGGTGATTTTAACCAACTTGAATTTCATTCTGATAAAATCGGAGGATCTTCTAACATTACAGGCTGGAAAGCCTTTTACGATTGGAGAATCAATGCCTCTCTCTGTGAGCTTCCATACTTTGGTCCTCAGTTTACTTGGACTAATAAAAGAGATACTTCCGACCTTATTTTTGAACGTCTAGACCGTGGTTATGCTTCACAAGACTGGCTTATTACTTTTCCGGAAGCCCAAATTCAAAATCTTAACGTCTTTCTTTCGGATCATGCCCCTATTGTGCTTGATTTAACTGCCCAGATCAAGAAACCAAAACGTCCTTACCGGGTGGATAATTGGTGTCTTGATCACTCGAAGATTCAGGCACTTGTTCTGTCTATTTGGCATACCTTTTCTTCTAGTTCTGTTATGTCTTCTGTCTTCAAGAAACTTGCCCAAATCCGTAATGGGATTCTAAATTGGGTGCTCCAAAATCGCCATCATTACATGATGGATTGGAGTTCTTTTTTGCAGGATTTATCAATCTCGGCTTCTCATCTTCATGACTGCTCATCTGGTTCTGATTACCTTCGCACTCTTTCTGACACTGAGCATAATGTTCACCTTCAGCATTCCTTCCGGAATCAGAGAGCTAAATCTGATTTTCATTTCAACTGGTTTTTTTTTGGTAGAGCCAAATCAAAGCAAAAGCGGCTTAGAATTATTTCGTTGAAAGATGACACGGGTTCTTGGATTTCTTCTGAGCCTAATCTCTCTCATTTAATTTTGGCTCACTTTAAGACCTTATTTACATTGTCACATCAATCAGCTTCCTTCTCTGAACTTGATGACTTATCCTTTCCTCAGCTAGATGTTGTGCAGCGATCTTACCTGTCTCAGCCTTTCACTTCCAATGATGTAAAGAAGGCTTTCCTTGATATGAAGCCCAAAAAATCACCAGGCCCTGACGGCTTTCCACCTCGTTTTTATCAACTGTTCTAG